A genomic stretch from Longimicrobium sp. includes:
- a CDS encoding nucleotidyltransferase domain-containing protein, translating to MLFQPLDAVLATTAKIQIIRALMPLESPVTGREAQRLGGVRSTLGAATALSELTALGILMRGGSSSTHQYRVNRDHHLEPALRALFDAEGRRIPTLKTALTDALTRAGVLEDIRSAVLFGSQARGDARPDSDLDVLFVTHAADSVADVERAIIDTSAAIQIRLGLRLAGIVIPSAQVRERTKQGDPLMEAIRTEGRGLLGEPFSEVVEKW from the coding sequence ATGCTCTTTCAACCACTCGACGCGGTCTTGGCTACCACGGCCAAGATCCAGATCATACGCGCGCTGATGCCTCTCGAATCGCCTGTCACCGGGCGGGAGGCGCAGCGGCTAGGAGGAGTGCGCTCGACTCTTGGAGCCGCGACGGCACTCAGTGAGCTCACCGCTCTTGGGATTCTGATGCGCGGCGGGAGCTCGAGCACGCACCAATATCGCGTCAACCGGGACCATCATCTCGAGCCGGCGCTCCGCGCGCTCTTTGACGCCGAAGGACGGCGGATCCCAACCCTGAAGACCGCTCTCACCGACGCGCTGACGCGTGCAGGCGTGCTGGAAGACATCCGTTCCGCCGTGCTGTTCGGCAGCCAGGCGCGCGGCGATGCGCGCCCCGACAGCGATCTGGATGTCCTCTTCGTCACCCACGCCGCTGACAGTGTGGCGGACGTGGAGCGCGCGATCATCGATACTTCGGCCGCTATCCAGATCCGTCTCGGGCTGCGCCTCGCCGGGATCGTAATTCCCTCCGCACAGGTGCGCGAGCGCACGAAGCAAGGCGATCCCCTGATGGAAGCGATCCGAACCGAGGGCCGGGGACTTCTGGGCGAGCCATTCTCCGAGGTGGTAGAGAAATGGTGA
- a CDS encoding XRE family transcriptional regulator, giving the protein MPVAARKPLHFVGSSRKDLRAMPEDVQDVFGAALLDAQHGESAPNARPFGEGLPGRVLKLAQDHYGDTYRLAYTATFPRAVYVLHVFKKKLAGRTSTPFAEIELVRTRLRIAAEHYQEHYRPWGMAMSDDTMVHDSTGNVFADMEMADSETRLAKAELARAIRNVLEERGLDEASAAELLGISQPDLSDLTVGKLARFSMERLERFLNALGVESAST; this is encoded by the coding sequence ATGCCCGTCGCCGCTCGGAAGCCCCTTCACTTCGTAGGATCGAGTCGCAAGGATCTCAGGGCGATGCCGGAGGACGTGCAGGATGTCTTCGGCGCGGCGCTGCTGGATGCGCAGCATGGCGAGTCGGCTCCCAACGCGCGTCCATTCGGGGAGGGGCTGCCTGGCCGGGTGCTGAAGCTTGCTCAGGACCACTACGGAGATACCTACCGCCTCGCCTATACGGCGACGTTCCCGCGAGCGGTGTACGTCCTTCATGTCTTCAAGAAGAAGCTGGCCGGGAGAACCAGCACTCCGTTCGCGGAGATCGAGCTGGTCCGCACCCGCCTCCGCATCGCCGCGGAGCACTACCAGGAACACTACCGCCCCTGGGGAATGGCAATGAGCGATGACACGATGGTACACGACAGCACCGGGAACGTCTTCGCGGACATGGAGATGGCGGATTCGGAGACTCGCCTGGCCAAAGCTGAGCTCGCCCGCGCGATCCGCAACGTCCTTGAAGAGCGCGGCCTCGACGAGGCCTCCGCGGCCGAGCTGCTGGGGATCAGTCAGCCGGACCTCTCCGACCTCACGGTTGGGAAGCTGGCCCGCTTCAGCATGGAGCGACTGGAACGCTTCCTCAACGCCTTGGGCGTGGAGTCCGCATCCACATGA